Within Vicia villosa cultivar HV-30 ecotype Madison, WI linkage group LG1, Vvil1.0, whole genome shotgun sequence, the genomic segment CTAACCATGCAAGCACCCTCCTCTTTGATCCACTGTGCCGGAGATTAGAAACACTGGTTCAAGATCAATGCCTCTGGTTCAAGAAGCCTCGAGATTGCAACTTTTGGTCCAAAGTGCCGCGTCCCTGAATCCTTTAGGAAGCTTCGCTCCACTGTAACTTCTGCCACTTTCTCCATTTCTAGTTCCACAACGGAACAAATCTAATTATGTAAAAATGATGAATAAAATCTTTCATATGTACTTGAGAAAAGGCACAAAATTAATGTTAAAAATCATTAATGATTCTACTCAACAATATGTAATGAACTGAATCAAACAACAAAAACCACTCAGTTTTCAAACATGACTCGAGTCATATTTATATAACTAAAAATAGAATTGGAAAATGTAGGCATGAGTCAATTTAACAATGCACCATCTTTTGCTTGGAGTAGTCAAAGTCATGCTTTTCTTGCTGTTATTTATACATTTAAGTGACATGTCACAAACCCAGAAAAAACACAATGAATTAAAAgcaatataaaacaaaaataaacgaaaaaaaaaacatatcatATTTCTCACTCCTTGATATGTCTTGCTTGCGGGTTGGGTTTGAGTGACTTTGAAGGAATTGTAACTTTGTGACTTTGTCTTTATATTCCTCTAAATCAATCACCCTCTCTcaacaaataatttattttaattatttttccatCTCTCAATTACTCTAAAATTAGACTAAAGTTACCAAGTCACCATTGTTCCAAAGTCACTCAAGCCAAACCCCTTGCTAAATGGCCCTCATAAAGTGTTAATACTAAAGTGTCGTACGGATCTATATTCCTCAACATGAAACTCATGCTCTTAAAGTTGAGAATGTCACACATATGGTCCAACTCTGCTCGCTGGGATTATACATTGGCGCTCATGCCTAGTAGAGGAAGTGGTAGAGTTTTTGTTCCCCTTGTCACAATTTCCCAACATATTATTCTTATCCATTTATGAAAATTGACAAATTCATCAACAAGAAATTACCATACAAGCAAATCAACAATTAGAAAATAACAAATTTTAACTTTGGATGTTTTGTCAAACTTAATTAATATCGGACGATTAAGTGATTGTGAAGGCGAGATAATCCGAAAAGTTAACTTTGACACACAATTTAAGCATTCTTGTGAGACATTTATTATAATTCTCTAGGTATTATTATCTCCAATAGTCAAACTTTGTCAAAGCATAATAATACTATAAAATGCCAAACCAAAAGAAGACAACATTAGTTGAAGAGGCTACTATAATCTTTAAAACAAGTAGGTCACTAAACATTCCTAATCCATCACCATATTGCATAATAGAAAATTTCTAATATTCAATCCCCTTAACTATTATGTTGAACTATTCATATGCTCAAACCCATTAAAACATATACAAAAACCTATACATAGTATAATTCAAGTTAAAAGGCTTTGAAGTCAAAAGGTGACAATATCTTTAGAGATTCAATTCAACATCAATCCAGTGAATAAATTTGATAAGAAAATGTTATACAAGGTCAATTGAGTAGGTGGGCTGAGAATAACTTTTGTGGGACATCCCTATAATAAGACAGAGAGCATAATTAACTTGGCATTTGATATTGTCATAATTATCTAGATTCTGAAACCACTTTGAATTCAAGATGCAACTAATTAATCAACAAGTAATTACTCTTGAACCTTAAGGATGTATGTACTAACTCATCAGCAAACAAATTACTTAGGATCAGGACCAAAGAAAATAAATACCATAACCTTTTGAATGAGTCAGGACCAATGCATTGTTAGCTTTAAGCTACTCTTAAAAATTGCTTTTACTTGGCTTGGAATTAAGCTTCAAGTTATTTATTTCAACACCCTTTTCCCTCTTCCTTATTCACAAGTTCCCAAACACTTTTCTAACATTGCTTCTTTTCTTAACGTAGACGACATAGTTATGATCAATAAAAAGTCAACAGTGAGTATCAAGGTCTAAATTCTGATAATGACGTTTAACCTAACAATATCGATTTTTTTTTGCTAGTTGAAATGGGATTTGcagattatattattatattatttcttttatttcattCTCAATATCATATAATAAATTTTGACTATATCTAAACCATTTAGAGTTTTAGACCAAGTCTTTTTTCTTACAAGGTACGTACTTACTCCATTCTTCTCTTCCactttaaaatgtatttttaaattagATAGTGACCAACTCCaacttttttcattctttttcatgTCATGCAATAACTTTCTACCAAGTTTCTTTTCTATAAATACCATTTCCAATCACATTACTCATGCAATCAAGTTTGAGAACTTCTCTTTTATATACTTCTTCTTCTTTGAGCTGATATTGAGAAAAACAACAATGAGCAATTCTATGAGTTTTCTTATACTTTTTTCTTTACTAGCCTTTGCTCCTTTCTGCCACTGTAACAAGAAAATAGGATCATACCTTTATCCACAGTTTTATGACTATTCATGTCCACAAGCTCAGAATATTGTCAAGTCCATCCTTGCCAATGCTGTTGCAAAAGAACCTCGTATAGCTGCTTCACTTTTGAGACTTCATTTCCATGATTGTTTTGTCAAGGTATGTATGTTCATTATATTGTCATAACAATTTATCATCAGGACCGTCTTTGAGGACGTGCAAGGCAGATTATCGCAAATAACCCAAAATTTGTCATAGTTAAACCGTGATTAAATAGAGTCTCATAAAATGTTTGTTACAGTTAAACTAAGATTAAATAGGATCTCTATTTGTCTTGTCTTGATTAAACTGCAATTAATTTACACTGGGCGTCCAAAAACTTGAGACGAATGTGGTTATCGTTATTGTTATAACAACAGGAAGTTGATCATGTTGCAGGGCTGTGATGCTTCAATTTTATTAGATAACAGTGGAAACATCATCAGTGAGAAGGGGTCAAATCCTAACCGTAATTCAGCAAGAGGATTTGAAGTCATTGATGAAATTAAATCTGCATTAGAGAAAGCATGCCCTCATACAGTGTCTTGTGCTGACATTTTGGCTATAGCTGCTAGAGATTCAACTGTTCTTGTAAGTATTTGCTTTTGCTCTCGGCTATAAGCAGTTATATAATAAGCACTTTTGCTATAAGcacttatttttttaacttattttgTAGGCTGGTGGACCAAACTGGGAAGTGCCTTTAGGAAGAAGGGATTCTTTAGGTGCAAGCTTAAGTGGTTCCAACCACAACATTCCAGCTCCAAACAACACATTTCAAACCATCCTAACTAAATTCAAACTTCAAGGACTCGACATTGTTGATCTCGTTGCTCTTTCTGGTACACTCCTTTAACTTGTCGTataagtttaaatttttttatttagatacGTGTCAGTGTCGAACACCAGACGATGAAAAGTGTCAGCTATGTAAAGCTATGTATACGTTATACGTAGCTAATACTAAAACAAATTTTGTGCAATTGTTATAGGGAGCCACACTATAGGAAACTCAAGGTGCACAAGCTTTAGGCAAAGACTCTACAACCAAAGTGGAAACGGCAAGCAAGATTTCACTCTTGATCAATACTATGCTAATGAATTACGTGCTAATTGTCCGAGATCGGGCGGTGACCAGAATCTGTTTTTCCTAGATTATGTCACACCAATAAAGTTCGATAATAATTACTTCAAGAACTTGTTGGCTTACAAGGGACTATTGAGTTCTGATGAAGTTttgttgacaaagaatcaagaatcagcTGAGTTGGTGAAACTGTATGCTGAGAGAAATGATATTTTCTTTGAGCAATTTGCTAAGTCTATGATCAAGATGGGAAATGTATCTCCTTTGACAGGTTCAAGGGGACAGATTAGAAGAAATTGCAGGGTGGTTAATACTTGGTGATCAAGCAATCTATCATTGTTATGTAAAATTTATGACTGTTGAACTGCAATTGTATTTTTATGTTTCTTATTTTCCTTGGTGTGTTCACTTGGGGCATTTTGGGTTTGGATGATACTCTTATGTTTGTTATGAAATTGTTGTATTTATTTTCATATGGTTTATAAAGAAGCTATTGTTTGTCTACAAATCATAACTTGAGGGAATTGGTTTATGTTAAATGAAACTTCGAATTTAGAATTACTTGAAGGTCATAGGTTGTGCGTTTCCTTTGGTGTCCACTGTTGCCGCATGTTCATACTGTCAATGTTCCTAGTTGTTCTTATACGGCCTAAACCTACTATCACTGTCCAAGGGGTGAGGCCTAAAAATATGGAGCCCAATCAAACAAAACACGCTTACATGGTATTTCATAATGACGCCAGGCTAAGACGTCAGAGGATAACATATCACTCTCACACTTGTAAGTATGAAGTACTGATACCTGAAATACAACACAGACATTGACATGTTGACATGAGTaatgattttaaaaaatgaataaattaaacgtaatcgtAAATATCTATGTTAGGTTGAGACATCAACACAAAgacacttttttttcaaaagtgtcgACGCTACAGACATTATAACTCAAAGGAACAAACATGAATCAGCTCTAAGAAAACACATCATTATGGTAAATGATTAGAGAAGGAGTGTCTGATgacaaaacaaattaattatattcTAACATCTGTCAATTTGAACGACAATTATTCAACCAATGACTTAAGGTCTTTAGAAATCCTAGAGAAACTCATATATAAAGGACTGTAAACGTCAAATCAAGGTACACACAAATTTTCTAATCTTTACCTCTCACATCCGATAGGCAGTGACTTGGGCTTCAAAGTGTTTGCATGGATCACCTTCAACCCATTAAGAGTAACAAACCGCAGAGAACACACAACCTTGAAACTGCATGGATCTAGCCAACTTCACTATCAAGTAAATGATTCCATGTAGGAAGGAACATTGGCGCAATTTGTTAGAACGATAAATAACGTTCAATCACGTAATTAAACATCAAAATGCAAAATCGGAAGAAAATGACTCATGACTGCAACTGCTTGCAATCAGTAGCTAGCAAAAATCGTGAGAAAAAACCTCAATCGGGAAGAAAGCCTTACATCTTCCTCATCTGAATCAGAGATTCAGATCTAACCCCCTCTAGTGGTTGGGAAACTTTATACCCCTCCGGTGAATACACATGGAAACAAACAAAAGGAATTCTTGACATTTAGTTGATGGAGACACCATGACTTGGATAATGCAATGTTAAGTACCATGTGAATAGTGGCCGATTAAACTATAGGGCAAAAAGTGTTGGGGTTGATTGTATGTCTAATGTTgcctaaattcttaaataaagaaGGAAGTTAAAAAGTAGCTATTtgagaagtcccacattgcttagtgtGGTGAAGCAAGGGGGGACCAAAGCTATATATTGGACCAAAGTTCTTTGTTTTTAGATACACTAGTcaaaaagcactttaagcttatatttgattttctttgttctcttatgcccTTGTATTAGAGTATTGTGAGatttagtttaaatatttgctttgtAAGAGTGTGGGTGTACTAGGGAATTGGGGTGAGAGTAGAGAAGTCTATGTGTTGTAAAATTTTCCCATAGTAATAATTCGCTGGTTGTTTATTTAGACAACGGTCGTGGTTTTTTCTCtggttttggagtttccacgttatattcttgtgttattggttgtgttttgtttatttaattttttcttcagcgCTGTTATTtcccaacagtggtatcagagcttcgGCTCGATAAGATATCACAATTCTTAGTATTCTCTGTGGTTGCAGCATTGTCTGATCTTCCACATAAGAAAAGAAATGTGATATTGTGAAGGTGCTGAAGAAGGGGTGGTACTGTGAAAGTGTTGTTAAGGGAGGTTTTGGCTAAGGAAAGACTTGGTGTTTAAGCGTGTCCGCTGTGACCCACCTCTCTTTCCTGGGAACCTACTTGGTGCACTGTTTGCAGTATACGCGCAACTACTATGTCTTATTCAAGTGCTATGAAGTTTGACATAGAGAAGTTTGATGGAAGAATCAACTTTGGCCTGTGGAAAGTACAAGTCAAGGATGTGTTGATACAATCAGGATTACACAAGGCGCTAAAAGGAAACACTTCCAACATGGAGGCTGACAAGTGGGAGGAATTAGATTTGAGAGCTGCAAGTGCAATTCGTTTGTGTTTGGAAAAGAATGTTCTCGCGAATGTGCAGAATGTGTCATCAGCCAAGGAACTCTGGGAAAGGCTCGAAGGGTTATATCAGACAAAGGACATCTTAAATCGTTTGTTGTTAAAGGAGCAATTCCACACTTTGCGCATGGATGAGGGTACAAAAATCTCTGATCATCTTAGTActttgaataatattttttatgagtttgaaTCTATTAAAGttgagattgatgatgaagataaagcGTTAAGGCTTATTTTGTCCCTTCCACCTTCTTATATTCATCTTAAAcctgttttgatgtatgggaaagaaaagttgagttttgAAGAAGTTGCAACTAAAATTATTTCTGAAGAAAGGAGGATGAAAAGTGATGAAAGTACTTCATAAAACTCGGCGTTGGTAACTAGAAGTGGGGCTAATGGGAGGAAGATCCATGCAAATAATATGGTGTGCTGAAAGTGTAGAAAGTCTGGGCATTTAAAGAGAAATTTTCCAGGTGGAGCAGTATCTGAAAAAGATTCTGAGGCAAGTGCTAGCAACGTCTCCCTTGAGGATCCTTTTTAGAAGATAAGGTGTGTCCTTATGGTATTTCCGCTATACCATGCAAAAGGACAAATCATTGCTAGCGGATTCAGAACAACAAACAGGCATTGGTTGGCATTGATGCAAGGTGTGTGGTGACATGTGTCGATGGCTGAAGAACTTCCTAAAAGCCAACATGGGAGTTGCACCATAATCTTTCAGCAAGGTTTCGACGTGAAGAAAAATTCTTGGGATGATAGTTTCGAGTGTAGtgtactctttatggtggagtatgatagATTTGTCGGTATAGACAATGAGAATTATGATTGTCGGTGTAGACAATGAAGATTAAAGACTATtacaatcaaggtggagattgttggggtTGATTGCATGTCTAATGTTgcctaaattcttaaataaagaaGGAAGTTAAAAAGTAGTTATTtgagaagtcccacattgcttagtgtGGTGAAGCAAGGGGGGACCAAGGCTATATATTGGACCTAAGTTCTTTGTTTTTAGATACACTAGTcaaaaagcactttaagcttatatttgattttctttgttctcttatgctcttgtattagagtattgtgagatttagtttaaatatttgctttgtAAGAGTGTGGGTGTACTAGGGGATTGGGGTGGGAGTAGAGAAGTCTATGTGTTGTAAAATTTTCACATAGTAATAATTCTCTGATTGTTTATTTAGACAACGGTCGTGGTTTTTTCTCtggttttggagtttccacgttatattcttgtgttattggttgtgttttgtttatttaattttttcttcagcgGTGTTATTTCCCAACAAAAAGTTTCACAATAATCGACGCCTGATTGTTTATTAGCACCATTACCTAAAAGATGGGCTTTGTATCGCTCAAAAGAACCATCAGATTTCTTCTTGTGCCTAAAAATTCACAAACTTTGCATAACATTAAAATTAGAGGGACGAGGAACTAATTCCCACGTCTTATTTTCAATAGAAGCTACCGTCATATTCGTCTTTCATGATCATCTTCCAATTATGACCATTTGATACATCAATGAAATTTGTAGGTAAATGGGAGATATATTTGTGTGTGGATGTATGTAGGTTTACAAGTTTATGCGGTTTGACAATTTCATGTTGTGCTCGGGTTGTTATTTGAGGTGTATGAGGGGATATGGGTGGTTGAATAGATGGAGAAGAGGTGTTCGAGGTTTTTTGTGTAGATAAGGTCGTTGTTTGGGAGGGAGGAGGTGTTTGAGCTATGGGTGTATGTTGTTGGACCGAGGGGGTTGTTGAGGGGGAAAGGGTTGTTTGGTATGTGGTTTGAAAGGAAAAAGCATGTTGGGCTATTGATGATGGTTGTTGGGTGACTGTTATGTTGTGAGAGGAGGTTGGTTGAGGTGTGATGTACACTTGTGAGGTCAGAAGTGGGATTATGTTGTCATCTAACAAGTTATAGTTAGTTGTAGGAGGAGAATTCATGGTAGAAAAGGAAAACATATTTTCCTCAAAAATAACATGCCGAGTGATAATGATTTTGCGACTTGACAATTTGTAACACTTATAACCTCTATGATTAGACGGATATCCTAGAAAGACACATGGTGTAGATCGAGGCTAGAGTTTATTCTTAGTGGTGTAAGAAATTAAGGGATAACAAAGGCATTTGAATACTCGAAGGTGTGAAAAGGCCGAGtctttttggtagagaatttttATGGGTGATTGGAGAGTGAGTTTCCTATTTAGAAGTATGTTGTGTAGGTAAGTGACAATTTGAAGGGAATGGTGTCAAAAAAATTGGTGGAATAAATGCATGAGCAAGGAGGTTCAGATGATGTTATTGattataagattttttttttgaatttgccatttttagggaaGGTGTGAGgataagaaaatataaaagactttCTATTTAGTTCACAAAACTTTTAAAAAAGAGAGTTATCATATTCTTTGTCATTGTCACATtgaaaacatttttattttacgttaaaattatattttactgtGAGCacgaaattgtaaaaaaaatgggATGTACTTGTGATTTGTTTGATTGAGATTGAAAAAAtccataaataatttataaattcatCAAGGAATAATACTAACGATCACTTGTTCACTTGTGCCAAAAAGTATGTAAATAAACGAcattctatttattttttcataaactataagaaaaaaaaattattttattttatttggtgtgaATGACAGTTttcactaaaaattaaaaatggctTACGCATGATGGAAGGGGTAAAAGCGTAAACTAGCCACCATCGTCTTCGTGTATAGGGTTTATGCCCAACGAGCATTCAGCAATCTGACTTCTGACATCACTCAAACTAGCCACCATCACCAAAACCGTTACGCCGTTCGGTATGCGGCAATGTTAAACACATCTCACCACTAGCATTTTTCCGTCACCGTCACCGTTAAGAATGAGGTATTCACGCTTCCTACAATTTTCACTCTTCCGCAAAACCCtaactcaaaaccctaatttcacatCTCCTCAAATTTCCAGACCCTACATTCTTTCACCAAATCAACACCAATTCAATGGAAAATCCCAATGCGAATCCACCTCCATACGCAATTACAACACCGCATCGCCGGATTCCGAAAAGGTATCAGCGATTGTTGACGAACTCATGGGATTAACGCTGCTGGAAGTGATGGACCTGGTTGATGTGATGAGGGAGAAAAAGGGAATCAATGAGCTTCCGATTATGATGTTGATGGTGCCAGGGATGGGAATCAGAGGCTTGCCGAAGGGTTTGGGTGGAGCGAAAGGTGGTGGCGGAGAGAAAGGAGAGGAGAAGAAGGTTGAGAAGACGGCGTTTGATGTGAAGCTCGATGGTTTTGATGCTGCGTCGAAGATTAAGATTATAAAGGAAGTTAGGACGTTTACTAGTTTGGGTTTGAAGGAAGCTAAGGATTTGGTGGAGAAAGCACCGACTCTTTTGAAGAAAGGTGTGACGAAGGAGGAGGCGGAGAGTATTATTGCTAAGTTGAAGGAAGTTGGAGCAAAAGCTTCAATGGAATAATAAGGTACTAATTCCTGGTGGTGTGAATAGTTAGATgtgatttttgtttttgtatatTTGTGTGTATGATATGCTCTCTAAGTTTCGTGTAGAATTGAGTGAGAGTATGTTTTGTTGTTTGATAGATTGCTATACTGCCAACTTTTGAAGCCCTAACACACACTACACTAACATTAACATGCAGACACTGTTAATAATTTAAGCAAATGATTGCGACTGAATGTAATCACTAATGCTGGTTTCGGATACTGTCATGTGGCGGATACCAGACTTGTTTTCAATCCGAAATGTCAGTTCTACATAGCTGCCCAccgaattcaaattattatttgtGTTATTGAGAATTTTGTTCAAGATGTGTCTGATAAAAAATTTAGTTAAAGGGGTATTCAATAAGCTACTGTTGAGAGCTATGAGCATGTTGTACCTTGTTTTCTGCAAGGGCATCCAAACACTATTGTAAGTGTTTATATAGTGTGGTAAGCTCTGGTAAACTGTAAATAAGCTATTCCATACTCTTATCCAGACTGATATAAAGGAGCCAGTGTCACCGCATACTTTTTTTTACTGTGCTATGAGATAAGAATATGAGCTATAAGAAAAGGGATTTCAAGATATAATAAGGAATCAGCAAGTATCTAGGTAGTTTGTAAGGAAAAGGGATTTCAAGAATTTTAGGAACTATGACCATAGCTTGAGGCTTATCTATGACTTTGTTTGGGACTTGGAAGGGGGAGGGGAATGGAGAGCTTTGAAAAAAAAGGAAggatgaagagaaaataattGAAGGTTTTGGGGAGGAGGGCTTTGAAGTGTTTACTTGCCTTCATAAGAGAAAATTCCCTTGATTAGAGAGAACTCAAAAGTTGTATTGGAGGAGGGTTTTTGGTTTTTCTTTGGAGGGCTTTGATAATAAGTATTTatttatcattcttttcaaaagtaCTTAAAAAATATCTACTTTTCTCCCCCAAAGCCCTAccatcccctccaaactcccaatcAGAGCCTAAAGAAACTATTTGATATAAGTTGCTGAAAGCGAAATCAATATTTAGCCAATGAACTT encodes:
- the LOC131608521 gene encoding peroxidase 72-like; this encodes MSNSMSFLILFSLLAFAPFCHCNKKIGSYLYPQFYDYSCPQAQNIVKSILANAVAKEPRIAASLLRLHFHDCFVKGCDASILLDNSGNIISEKGSNPNRNSARGFEVIDEIKSALEKACPHTVSCADILAIAARDSTVLAGGPNWEVPLGRRDSLGASLSGSNHNIPAPNNTFQTILTKFKLQGLDIVDLVALSGSHTIGNSRCTSFRQRLYNQSGNGKQDFTLDQYYANELRANCPRSGGDQNLFFLDYVTPIKFDNNYFKNLLAYKGLLSSDEVLLTKNQESAELVKLYAERNDIFFEQFAKSMIKMGNVSPLTGSRGQIRRNCRVVNTW
- the LOC131640414 gene encoding uncharacterized protein LOC131640414 yields the protein MRYSRFLQFSLFRKTLTQNPNFTSPQISRPYILSPNQHQFNGKSQCESTSIRNYNTASPDSEKVSAIVDELMGLTLLEVMDLVDVMREKKGINELPIMMLMVPGMGIRGLPKGLGGAKGGGGEKGEEKKVEKTAFDVKLDGFDAASKIKIIKEVRTFTSLGLKEAKDLVEKAPTLLKKGVTKEEAESIIAKLKEVGAKASME